The following coding sequences lie in one Actinomycetota bacterium genomic window:
- the atpB gene encoding F0F1 ATP synthase subunit A: MEQRSLEVLEHFYQKVVIPLKLGSLDISITNLTLSMFAAAALFIGLLLWLGARPKRVPGRRQAAMEMLIGLVKKNMVYNFMGKQDGDRWWPFIFSIFLFVLANNMIGIIPGAYVPTSNPLVPLTLAVGVFLTVQVSNLAKNGIRGYIRTFAPSYVPGWMYVIVFPIEVISALAKPFSLFIRLTANILAGHTIIYVLLGLVIYFKNYLVAVAAVPFAAAMSMLEIFMGAIQAYIFAILSSMYIGEAVSKKH, encoded by the coding sequence ATGGAACAAAGAAGCTTGGAGGTTCTGGAGCATTTTTACCAGAAAGTGGTTATTCCGCTGAAGCTGGGCAGCCTGGATATATCCATTACCAATTTAACCTTGTCCATGTTTGCTGCAGCCGCCCTATTTATAGGGCTGCTTTTATGGCTGGGAGCCAGGCCCAAAAGGGTTCCGGGCAGAAGGCAGGCAGCTATGGAGATGCTGATCGGCCTGGTCAAAAAGAACATGGTATACAATTTTATGGGCAAGCAGGACGGGGACCGGTGGTGGCCTTTTATATTCAGCATTTTCCTATTTGTGCTGGCCAATAACATGATTGGCATCATTCCAGGGGCTTATGTGCCTACTTCCAACCCCCTGGTGCCTTTAACCCTGGCGGTGGGGGTGTTTTTAACCGTGCAGGTGTCCAACCTGGCTAAAAATGGGATCAGGGGCTATATCCGGACCTTTGCCCCTTCCTATGTTCCTGGATGGATGTATGTAATTGTATTTCCTATTGAAGTTATCAGCGCCCTGGCCAAACCCTTTTCCCTGTTCATCCGTCTTACTGCCAATATATTGGCGGGGCATACCATTATTTATGTACTGCTGGGCCTGGTAATCTACTTTAAGAATTACCTGGTAGCTGTGGCTGCGGTACCCTTTGCGGCAGCCATGAGCATGCTGGAGATTTTTATGGGGGCTATACAGGCCTATATTTTTGCCATATTGTCATCGATGTATATCGGTGAAGCGGTGAGTAAAAAACATTAA
- the atpD gene encoding F0F1 ATP synthase subunit beta has protein sequence MERLTKGKIVSIRGPVLDIEFPGSLPHIYTALKIYDEDSSGRRLEVVAEVQQSIGQGRVRAIAMSSTDGLSRGMEVINTGSPIQVPVGKEVLGRIIDVLGQPKDMDGGIIVTGKKLPIHQPPPSITEIDTKTELLETGVKVIDFLCPFVKGGKIGMFGGAGVGKTVIIMELIHNIATQHGGLSVFAGVGERTREGNDLWLQMKQSGVLDKTALVFGQMNEPPGARLRVALSALTVAEYFREQEKKDVLLFIDNIFRFVQAGQEVSTLLGRMPSAVGYQPTLATEMGELQERITSTDAGSITSVQAIYVPADDLTDPAPATTFTHLDSTVVLSREVSERGLYPAVDPLVSSSRILDPEVVGLEHYKVARQVQECLQKNKELQDLIAILGIDELSEEDKLIVNRARKIERFLSQPFFVAEQFTGKQGKYVKVEDTVKGFTAILEGKYDNLPAAAFYMIGSIEEAEERAVQLKQEEENGR, from the coding sequence ATGGAAAGATTAACCAAGGGAAAAATAGTAAGCATCAGGGGACCGGTACTGGATATTGAATTCCCAGGGTCCCTGCCCCATATTTATACTGCTTTAAAAATCTATGATGAAGACAGCAGCGGGCGCAGGTTGGAAGTAGTGGCCGAAGTACAGCAGTCCATCGGCCAGGGCAGGGTAAGGGCTATTGCCATGTCCAGTACTGACGGGCTCAGCCGGGGCATGGAAGTAATAAATACCGGTAGTCCCATCCAGGTTCCGGTGGGAAAAGAGGTACTGGGAAGGATTATAGATGTGCTGGGCCAGCCCAAGGATATGGATGGCGGTATCATTGTAACCGGGAAGAAGCTGCCCATCCATCAGCCGCCGCCTTCCATCACTGAAATTGACACCAAAACCGAGCTGCTGGAAACAGGAGTCAAGGTTATAGATTTCCTTTGCCCCTTTGTTAAGGGAGGAAAAATAGGCATGTTTGGCGGGGCGGGGGTGGGCAAAACCGTAATTATCATGGAGCTTATCCACAATATTGCCACCCAGCACGGAGGCTTGTCGGTATTTGCCGGAGTGGGGGAAAGGACCAGGGAGGGCAATGACCTATGGCTTCAGATGAAGCAGTCAGGGGTACTGGATAAAACTGCCTTGGTATTCGGGCAGATGAATGAGCCTCCGGGAGCCCGGCTGAGGGTAGCTTTGTCTGCCTTGACTGTAGCTGAATATTTCAGGGAGCAGGAAAAAAAGGATGTTCTGCTGTTTATAGATAATATTTTCAGGTTTGTGCAGGCCGGCCAGGAAGTGTCCACCCTTTTAGGCAGGATGCCTTCGGCGGTGGGCTACCAGCCCACTTTGGCTACCGAGATGGGGGAGCTGCAGGAAAGGATTACCTCTACTGATGCCGGCTCTATTACCTCGGTGCAGGCTATTTATGTACCGGCAGATGATTTAACCGATCCCGCGCCGGCTACCACCTTTACCCACCTGGATTCTACGGTGGTGCTGTCCCGTGAAGTATCAGAACGGGGGCTTTATCCTGCAGTAGATCCCCTGGTTTCCTCTTCACGGATCCTGGATCCGGAAGTGGTAGGGCTGGAGCACTATAAAGTGGCCCGCCAGGTACAGGAATGCCTGCAGAAAAACAAGGAACTGCAGGATCTTATTGCCATTTTGGGCATTGATGAACTATCAGAAGAAGATAAGCTGATAGTGAACCGGGCCCGCAAGATTGAGCGTTTCCTTTCCCAGCCTTTCTTTGTAGCCGAACAGTTTACGGGCAAGCAGGGAAAATATGTAAAGGTAGAAGACACGGTAAAGGGATTTACGGCCATATTGGAGGGAAAATATGATAACCTGCCGGCAGCTGCCTTTTACATGATCGGAAGTATTGAAGAAGCAGAGGAGAGGGCAGTGCAGCTAAAACAGGAGGAAGAAAATGGCCGCTAA
- the atpC gene encoding ATP synthase F1 subunit epsilon has protein sequence MAAKLIHASIVTPEETVFEDEVELVSVPSVKGSLGILPEHAPIVCQLDTGIVKFKQGPKEVFIAVQKGYMEFFNNNANILTGKAIPTTYQDRHKAVQEVGKKHDIVQEITEETKKVVQAIIALRKLKK, from the coding sequence ATGGCCGCTAAGCTTATCCATGCCTCCATTGTTACCCCCGAGGAGACTGTATTTGAAGACGAGGTGGAATTGGTAAGTGTGCCTTCAGTAAAGGGCAGCCTGGGCATACTTCCGGAGCATGCCCCTATAGTGTGCCAGCTGGATACAGGCATTGTAAAGTTTAAGCAGGGGCCAAAAGAAGTCTTTATTGCGGTACAGAAAGGCTATATGGAGTTTTTTAACAATAATGCCAATATACTTACCGGAAAAGCTATTCCTACCACCTACCAGGACCGGCATAAAGCGGTACAGGAAGTAGGCAAAAAACATGATATAGTGCAGGAAATAACGGAAGAAACCAAGAAGGTGGTACAAGCCATCATTGCTTTAAGGAAGCTTAAAAAATAG
- a CDS encoding F0F1 ATP synthase subunit delta — translation MNEQAIDANITVAAGLDGDLEKKVAEAARRKGASGDIKIVIDPSILGGMILNIGHTRYDFSLRTRLERLADKLKGEDSGS, via the coding sequence ATGAATGAACAAGCTATTGATGCTAATATCACTGTAGCTGCCGGCTTGGACGGGGACCTGGAAAAGAAGGTAGCAGAAGCAGCCCGCAGGAAAGGAGCATCAGGGGACATAAAAATAGTCATAGACCCTTCTATTTTGGGAGGGATGATTTTGAACATAGGGCATACCAGATATGATTTTAGCCTCAGGACCAGGCTGGAACGCCTGGCTGATAAGTTAAAAGGAGAAGACAGTGGCTCCTGA
- a CDS encoding cytidine/deoxycytidylate deaminase family protein, which produces MADQRPSWDQYFMAITKQVATRSTCLRRKVGAIVVKDKRILTTGYNGAPKGNKNCLEIGTCLREELGVPSGQRHEICRGLHAEQNALLQAAYHGVQIKGGVIYCTTQPCVMCAKMIINTGITCVYHLEDYADPLSLEMLKEAGVKLIKLDFS; this is translated from the coding sequence ATGGCAGACCAAAGGCCCAGCTGGGACCAATATTTTATGGCTATCACCAAACAGGTAGCTACCCGGTCTACCTGCCTTAGAAGAAAAGTAGGAGCTATTGTAGTCAAGGATAAGCGTATATTGACTACCGGTTACAATGGAGCACCCAAGGGAAATAAAAACTGCCTGGAGATTGGCACCTGCCTGAGAGAAGAGCTGGGGGTACCCAGCGGGCAGAGGCATGAAATCTGCCGGGGCCTTCATGCAGAGCAGAATGCCCTGCTGCAGGCAGCCTACCACGGGGTACAGATTAAGGGGGGAGTAATATACTGCACCACCCAGCCCTGTGTGATGTGCGCCAAGATGATTATTAATACCGGCATAACCTGTGTATACCACCTGGAAGATTATGCCGATCCCCTGTCTTTGGAGATGCTCAAGGAAGCAGGAGTAAAACTTATCAAGCTGGATTTTAGCTGA
- the atpE gene encoding F0F1 ATP synthase subunit C: protein MDAQTASVLAAGFVMGIGSIGPALAIGNLVGRALEGIARQPEASGQIQTAMFIGVAFAEAIALYALVIAFMLIFVI, encoded by the coding sequence ATGGATGCACAGACAGCTTCGGTGCTGGCAGCAGGTTTTGTAATGGGCATAGGCTCCATAGGGCCGGCTTTGGCTATAGGTAATTTGGTGGGAAGGGCCCTGGAAGGTATTGCCCGCCAGCCTGAAGCCAGCGGCCAGATACAGACGGCCATGTTTATAGGGGTGGCTTTTGCCGAGGCTATAGCTTTGTATGCTTTGGTTATAGCCTTTATGCTTATATTCGTGATATAG
- the atpA gene encoding F0F1 ATP synthase subunit alpha yields the protein MAPDMEAGKISEEIFSKLSDYRPRPQITEVGQVLSSGDGIVRISGLPHAVAGEMLEIGKGTYALALNLEEDHIGAIVLGDATCVLEGDMATRTGRILQVPVGEGLAGRIVDPLGRPLDGQGPIEAKEYRPLEFEAPEVVDRQPVKEPLPTGIKAIDALVPLGRGQRELVVSDRRIGKTAILVDTILNQRHKGIYCILVIIGQKTSTVAKIAEKLHQYDSMDYTTIVLAGAQETAAIQYLAPYAGCAMGEYFMYNGQHAVIMYDDLSKHAVAYREISLLLRRPPGREAYPGDIFYLHSRLLERSAKLSDKLGAGSLTAIPVVEVKGGDISGYIPTNLISITDGQFYLDTDMFNAGIRPAVNPSISVSRVGSDAQTPAMRKVAAQLRLDLAQYRDIETFAKFGTELHAETKKQVERGKRIEEVLKQKQYQPLETEDQVLILFALTRGYLDEVGLQDIERFEKDYIAYVHHSYPQVIEQLHQTGDMDKKTEGLIRESLDKFVSTFARPQD from the coding sequence GTGGCTCCTGATATGGAAGCGGGAAAAATATCAGAAGAAATATTTTCCAAGCTGTCTGATTACCGGCCCCGGCCCCAGATTACCGAGGTAGGCCAGGTCCTTTCTTCGGGAGACGGAATTGTCAGGATTTCCGGCCTGCCCCATGCGGTGGCAGGAGAGATGCTTGAAATTGGAAAAGGCACCTATGCCCTGGCTTTAAACCTGGAGGAGGACCATATTGGAGCCATAGTGCTGGGGGATGCTACCTGCGTGCTGGAAGGGGATATGGCAACCCGAACCGGCAGGATCCTGCAGGTCCCGGTAGGGGAAGGACTGGCGGGCAGGATCGTAGACCCTTTGGGCCGGCCCCTGGACGGGCAGGGCCCCATAGAAGCTAAAGAGTACAGGCCCCTGGAATTTGAGGCCCCCGAAGTAGTGGACCGGCAGCCGGTAAAGGAGCCTTTGCCTACCGGCATTAAGGCTATTGATGCCCTGGTGCCCCTGGGAAGGGGGCAGAGGGAACTGGTAGTGTCGGACCGCAGGATCGGAAAGACTGCTATTTTAGTGGATACCATACTTAACCAGAGGCATAAGGGAATATATTGCATATTGGTAATCATTGGCCAGAAGACCTCCACTGTAGCCAAAATTGCTGAAAAGCTTCATCAGTATGACTCCATGGACTACACCACCATAGTGTTGGCAGGAGCCCAGGAAACGGCAGCCATACAGTACCTGGCTCCCTATGCCGGTTGTGCTATGGGTGAATATTTCATGTATAACGGCCAGCATGCGGTCATAATGTATGATGATCTTTCCAAGCATGCGGTAGCTTACCGGGAAATATCGCTGTTGCTAAGGAGGCCTCCGGGCCGGGAAGCGTATCCAGGGGATATATTTTATTTGCATTCCCGCCTGCTGGAGCGGTCGGCCAAGCTCTCTGATAAATTGGGGGCAGGATCCCTTACTGCTATTCCGGTGGTGGAAGTTAAGGGGGGAGACATATCAGGCTATATCCCTACCAATCTGATTTCCATTACCGACGGCCAGTTTTACCTGGATACGGATATGTTTAATGCCGGGATCAGGCCTGCGGTAAATCCCAGCATATCGGTATCCCGGGTGGGCAGTGATGCCCAGACCCCGGCCATGAGAAAGGTGGCTGCCCAGCTCCGGCTTGATTTGGCCCAATACCGGGATATAGAGACTTTTGCCAAGTTTGGTACCGAGCTTCACGCCGAAACCAAAAAGCAGGTAGAAAGGGGTAAAAGGATAGAGGAAGTACTGAAGCAGAAACAGTACCAGCCCCTGGAAACCGAAGACCAGGTGTTAATACTTTTTGCCTTAACCAGGGGCTACCTGGATGAGGTAGGCCTGCAAGATATAGAAAGGTTTGAAAAAGACTATATTGCCTATGTGCACCATTCCTACCCCCAGGTAATAGAGCAGCTGCACCAGACCGGGGATATGGATAAAAAGACCGAGGGCCTGATAAGGGAGTCTTTGGATAAGTTTGTGTCAACCTTTGCCCGACCCCAGGACTAA
- the atpF gene encoding F0F1 ATP synthase subunit B: MDQLLNILNPMSSTIFWSIIVFGILALVVWRFVLKPVNRAMEARQKEIEGSLQEADRQKQQAQAMLEEQKRMLDKAREQSLQIIEKGEQEALQIKEELQQQAQKKAAALLEDAQEQIGQQKEAAWSEVRQKAVDMAIQAASRVLEREVSREDHVRLIEDSLKELDEEHHE, from the coding sequence GTGGATCAGTTATTAAATATATTAAATCCCATGTCCAGCACCATATTCTGGTCTATCATCGTTTTCGGGATACTGGCCCTGGTGGTGTGGAGGTTTGTGCTCAAACCGGTTAACCGTGCCATGGAAGCCAGGCAAAAGGAAATAGAGGGCTCGCTGCAGGAAGCAGACCGCCAGAAACAGCAGGCCCAGGCCATGCTGGAAGAACAAAAGAGGATGCTGGATAAGGCCCGGGAACAATCCCTGCAGATAATAGAGAAGGGGGAGCAGGAAGCCCTGCAGATAAAAGAGGAGCTGCAGCAGCAGGCCCAAAAAAAAGCGGCAGCACTGCTGGAGGATGCCCAAGAGCAAATAGGGCAGCAGAAAGAGGCAGCCTGGTCTGAAGTCAGGCAGAAAGCGGTGGATATGGCCATACAGGCAGCGTCCAGGGTTTTAGAAAGGGAAGTGTCCCGGGAAGATCATGTGAGGCTGATAGAAGACAGCTTAAAAGAACTGGATGAAGAACACCATGAATGA
- the atpG gene encoding ATP synthase F1 subunit gamma, giving the protein MLKEKEIKQRMESVEATQKITSAMGMIASFRIKKALSRLEESKPFFDKIEEFVYNLGFCKQLLDDRLVKPRENEKTVMVMGITSDRGLCGSYNSDVIKLMEEIIGKAQNQGKQVVLDVIGTKGKNYFSYQGQPLSRVYENLSAWPKFMDAREISREIISRYVVGEVDRVLICYTKFISVAHHKPVTVQILPIPLSEKMDEGDQAAYGIDEVMIDNRVCRITPDFIYEPDLVTLIRSLVPEYIFTYVYRLLLESTASEVGARMVAMDQAKENSDELLEKLDRQYHRSRQHQITTEIMEVISGAEKYG; this is encoded by the coding sequence ATGCTTAAAGAAAAAGAAATAAAACAACGTATGGAAAGCGTAGAGGCTACCCAGAAGATTACCAGTGCCATGGGGATGATTGCTTCTTTCCGCATAAAGAAGGCTTTAAGCAGGCTGGAAGAGTCAAAGCCTTTTTTTGATAAGATAGAGGAATTTGTCTATAACCTGGGCTTCTGCAAGCAGCTGCTGGATGACCGGCTGGTAAAGCCCAGGGAAAATGAAAAGACGGTGATGGTGATGGGGATTACTTCTGACAGGGGGCTTTGCGGCAGCTATAACAGTGATGTCATTAAATTGATGGAAGAAATAATAGGCAAGGCCCAAAACCAGGGCAAACAGGTGGTCCTGGATGTAATCGGCACCAAGGGTAAGAACTATTTTTCCTACCAGGGGCAGCCCTTGTCCCGTGTTTATGAGAACCTTTCTGCCTGGCCGAAATTTATGGATGCCCGGGAGATATCCCGGGAAATAATTTCCAGGTATGTAGTAGGGGAAGTGGACCGGGTGCTTATCTGCTATACCAAATTTATAAGTGTGGCCCACCATAAGCCGGTAACGGTACAGATTCTGCCTATACCCCTGTCAGAAAAGATGGATGAGGGTGACCAGGCAGCTTATGGCATAGATGAGGTTATGATTGACAACAGGGTTTGCAGGATTACTCCTGATTTTATTTATGAGCCGGACCTGGTGACCTTAATACGGTCTTTGGTGCCGGAATATATTTTTACTTATGTGTACCGGCTGCTTTTAGAATCCACGGCCAGCGAGGTGGGGGCCAGGATGGTGGCCATGGACCAGGCCAAGGAAAATTCAGATGAACTATTAGAGAAGCTGGACCGTCAATACCACCGCAGCAGGCAGCACCAGATTACCACTGAAATAATGGAAGTAATTTCAGGCGCTGAAAAGTACGGTTAG